In the genome of Erpetoichthys calabaricus chromosome 13, fErpCal1.3, whole genome shotgun sequence, the window AGGAGCATGATCTTGAAACACCGAACGGTGTCCTCCATATCACTTTGTGTGGCGTGCCCAAAGGAAACAGACCTGTCATTCTGACCTATCATGACATTGGGCTTAACTGTGAGTAGTGAACTGTTTGATTCAATTGTTATCCATACCAGTTGTATTACACAATTTAGAAATTTGTTCTGGCTGATTTTTCAAAACCAATAGTCAGaccattatttttttctgctttgtctCTCTTTAATAGGTTTTATAGCTTTACTAGTCAATTTAAACAACACATTTTCTCTCTCATCCCTTTTTTAtttcacacatttttatattataaatgacTAATGGATATTCTTTGGACCAAGTCTAAATATGGTAGAGCATTAGTTCTGGTGCATGTGGAGTCAAGTCAAGCTGCTTCTTGAGGGGGCTTATTGGAGTAATAAAGCACCTCTGAGTGGTTCAGCTCTATTAGGCCATTGGCACtggctgtttttaaaaaaaataaataaataaaaaattttgaaaGTCTAACAGACAGAAGGCCAACCTTGGTCCCGTTTCCTTCAGAGGAGTATCTGATGAATCCAATAAGGAAAGATGCTGTGGCCCCATGGACTTTAATGCAAGAGAGGcccccaacctttttttttttttttttttttttttttttttttttgcatgctggTAGACACAAGCGAATCAGGCAAAATAAGTAAACTTATCTTTTGATAGGGCTGTCAGGCTCATTGAACAGTAGTATGGAACTGTTTGAAAgtgtaaaattgtattttcatgttttatttcagaaagtaaaaaatgtatagaaaatggaGTAGATTAGAATACTTGAATTGTTCCTTGCAACCTTCAGCATCACTCATTTTTAATGGTTGtattcaaagttttttttcctaAACACCCCCATAAGCAAACATGTCTTGGCAAGAGCTTTGTCCAGAGTTTTCATAATGGACCTCTTAAACATAGTTTTGACTGAACGCATATAATCTAAAAAGTATTAATGTTTACATGTTCATCTTATCAAAAATGCTTAGTTAGCCTATTGCCACTTGAATAGAACGTCATCTAGTGGGAAGAGCTATATAATCTACTTATATATCTATATGATATTTGTTATGATTGaatttgatttatatatttttttttacatttttatgttgctGTAaggttaatttaaatttaatgataATATTTACTGTGGAGCCAGCAATTTAAAAAcaagaactttttttaaattgattgatATTACAAACTTGGGACTTTTTGTATGATTTGATAAATCCTGTTGGCTTCTTTTACCATATAGAGGCTTTTCTTGCATCTTTTATACTGTGTGTGTTTCTAGATAAGTCCTGCTTTGATCCCCTCTTCAACTATGAAGACATGCATGAAATCACCCAGCACTTTGCGGTCTGCCACGTTGATGCTCCTGGCCAACAAATTGGTGCAACTGCCTTGCCAACTGGGTAAGTCTTATGTATGACAATCTCGTTGTTTTAGACATAGCAATAAAACtgcttctttaaaaatgttgatGTACTACTACTTATAAGAATGGCAACCTGATATATTTTCATCTTGTTAGCgatttaaacattacaaaagcCATAATGATTGTGGAAGCAGTTGGAGCTTATGTTTACACTAGAAATTTTGTAACTCATAAGCATAAGTCCCCTTGCCTTCTTCTAAAGTAAGAAGAACTTAACCCACTACAAAGCTCCTTCATGAGACTTAAATTTGTGTTCAGGGTACATCAGTCACTGGCACATTCTAAACTGAGAAATAAGAAACACAGTAGCATTATGTGTCCCCCACCACACATTTTTCTCGCATGATAATATATTCCCCTATTGGTGTgatcaacaaaaatattatagCTGCCAAAATTGGTGGGAGGAGCAAAACATGTCGTCTTTATTTTATAGAACCCATTTTAAGCAGCTATTGAATATCTCTTTGCATGTCTGTGGTATGAGTATGTAGTTGTTATCCttagctgtttgttttttttctcctaaaaagTACTTAAATTGTTAGCAGGTTACATACCATCCTGCTCATTACCTAAACTAGATATTGCAAAGTAACAAACATTTCTCTTGTGGCAAATTTGTAATTTTCCTACCTGACTTTTATTCCTTATTTCCTGCACTTGTCTGAGAAATTGAAAGGGAAGTATTATTCTGATTTACGTtatgtttttttaagtattttttgtcCACTACtcataatatttttgtaattcGAGCATTTCTGCTGAAGTTAGAACACAGCTCATGAAATCTGCTGGCATTAACCTACTTTAATAAAATGATTGAAATGCTTCCAGTATTTGGGGCATGACTAGGATTAAAGCTTAAATGATGGCTGAAGTCAGGAGACAAAAATGAAAGATCTCTTGGCACAGTATACACTGAACGATGCAGTGTCAAGTAGGAAAATGTGTTCAGGCATGCTGTAGCTGTCTGGACGTGTGTGAAATGGCCGTTAACTTAACAACTGTACACTATTGGGTAAATCTTCTCGTTTGTCTGCTAATTCCCCGGTTTCTCTTTTAGGTACAATTATCCCTCCATGGATCAGCTGtctgaagtgcttccaatggTCCTAAAACATTTTGGGTAGGTTTCAGGGCTTCTGTGCTTTTGTGGTGCCTGAAGTCAGTGGTGTGTGTATTATGTGTGTCCCCCCTCCCCCCAATTTATATTCATGTTCTGTGTGTGGGGATGATTATCCATATTTATAGGAATGTATCCTCTAGCAAGTTAGCAGAGGATTGTGAAGTGCTGTGTGTTTATATGGGTTCTGTACTTGGATGTATTTAATCTCTGGGCCATTATGTCATTGTGCCCTTGATCCACAGACCACTTTGGATACCTTCATTCAATAATTGGGATGTCCTCAACTAATGGATGCTTCCGTGTTTAAAACACAGTAGTAAAATAACACTAAGGTCTGTGGGTATACTGCAGGATTGTACATGCAATTTGTCCAGGGGAAATCTGTTGGAAAGAatagaatttgactttttcattcattcattaaattcactgttcttctgatttttttttcttgtactgtaAATGGCAGCATTTCTCTAACATGACTGAAACATTAAATGGAAACCAATCATGCCATTTGAGTTTAAGGGGTGATGGAGAAGTGAAATTATTCAAAAGGAATGGGGGTGGGGGTCATCAGTATGCTACATGATGGACTAACTCTTTATCagggcaagatttttttttttgctttccatcCAGTTTTGTGAGTATAGAATCTAGTCCCCCACAACTCTAATCAAATAAATGAGATGGCATTCTGCAATGGATAGTTCTTATAGCTGGTTTGATGCAAATTGCCTACTTTTTATCCGTGCCAAAATGAGTATGTCAAGTGGCCACTCTTCGTCATGTGATGTGGTATTGTAGTTGCTTACTATGTGTGTTGCAATATAAAATGTAATCCTCTTTGCACATCCTTAATAAGCAGATGATTTGATACATAACCACCTAAAATTCCAGGTGAAacccttcttctttttttcttttctaggcCACTATACCTAGTGACACCAAAAAACTGGTTTGTGTGTTTTAGCACTTCATGTAGAATTCAAATGTTtaatctgtatattttttaacagGCTAAAAAGCGTTATTGGTCTTGGCATAGGAGCTGGAGCTTATATCTTGGCCAGATTTgctgtatgttttttctttatttttccctaattttctcctttttagaAAAATCCATGTAtagtcagatttatttattttattattttgatatttcagTTATTATCCCCTGACATGGTTGAAGGCCTTGTTCTTATCAATATTAATCCCTGTgcagaaggatggatggactGGGCGGCTCACAAGGTACTGATGGCTAAAGTTATTTATCAAGTTTAACTGTAGATTCATAGTTTGATTCTTAATCCTGTACCTGACAGGTTGCACTTGGAGTATTTCTTGCCACTTCCATGCCTTTAGCCACCAGTTGTTTGTTCTAACCTTGTCTGAACAATACTGTGAATCTGTGTCAGAGTAGGACACAAGGAGAACTATTTAAGTCCAattatgaattgtttaattgaatctGTACCTAAGCATCACTCCTCTTGATTCTACACTACTGCCCTCTGAACATTTGTGtagatgttatttttaaaatgatcagaAATTCAGACTAGAATGTGACATCTTGAAGGTTTGCTTAGAGCCAAGTATGTTAATATAAAATTTCCATTATGCTAAAATGGAATTTCTACTTTTGAACACTAATTGCAGtgatgttttgtctttttataattGTTAAACAGCACACATAATGCATTTCTGGCTAAAAGTGAAAAGTTATTGGGAAAGGATCATTAGTCCTTGTGACTCTAATCATCTTTGAAATGTAATTTCTTCTGCAAGATTGCCCTTTTTACAAAGTTAgctatattttataatgtctgtttctttttttagatttctgGATGGGCCCATGCTTTACCTGAGATGGTGATTACTCATTTGTTTGGAAAGGTaagtttctctttttaaattttaagataGTGTAAAGGAATTCCAGGTTTTCCTTAATCTCTCTGTAGATCAAGCTGATCGTTAAGTCAGTTTGAGGCCTTGATTTCCTGAATATTTTTGTCATGGTGGGTGATGGGAAATCATGAAACTGAAAACAATAGATACAGTATAATCAAGAGTGATTTATATTTGATCTGGcctcaaaataacaaaacacattgGAGAGTGGAAACTTACAGTATGACAAAGTGGCAGTTCATGTTTTCTGGTCAGCACACCAGACACATGTTTTAAATTTGTTGTTACACTTTATAGAATATAACATCTACTGTTCACTTGTTTATTCTTGTCTCTTTTTATAATTAATCACTGAGTACTCAGTGTTTAAATTTCTGTCCTTTTTTAAACTCCAAAAAAATCCCAGGACCTCTTACAGTACTTTAGTTGCTGCTCATGGTGGAGTGCATTATTTATAGGCGTAGTCAGTGTTTGGGCTATGCATATTTCTATCCTTTACATGAACTGTTTGGTAACACCAGTAAAAATCTGGGCGACCTGTTCCTTGAAAGAGTGGAATTACAGCAGGCGTAACTTCATTTCAGAGTGTTACTATTATGGGTTTTGTTTAATGTCATTATAGTTCCTTTCCCACATTTCATGCAAGTGATGAAGAattatattgttattataatacTGAATGCCTTAAAGCAGTAATGGCTTTTGTAGATTTGTGTACCACTTGTTGTCCTGGTTTTTAATCCAAATTTTCTAAGCCAAGAATAAGAACTTGAAGATATCCCAGCATGACTTCCAAATCTGCAAAAATATGCTGAAGTAATGGCCAAGTTTCTTATAAAATCACTTGGCAtgtaaaaatggctttttttctatttgctgcagtttttttttaatatgggaaGTCTTAGTATGTCATTTCCCCTTATTATTCATTTAAATCCAGGATGAAATCCATAACAACCATGAATTGATCCAGACTTACCGTCAGCACATTTCTAATGAGGTCAACCAGCACAATCTGCAATTGTTTGTTGATGCTTACAacaggtacattttgtgtcttctTTAGCTAAAagataaattgtgttttgttctaCAGTATAAATATCATTACTCATCTTACAGTAGGCCTCCATGCATAATATGTTCTTATAAAAATAGGCTCTTGTTTAGCTTGGAAAACAGTGGAACTGTAGATGGACAGGGTTGGTAGCTGGTGAACATAACCAAGCAAAAGCTTGAGAGAGAGATGGACCAAGATGATGCATTTTTCCCTTGTTTAGCAGGACAACACaacagtaataatacattttattcatatagcacctttcctatgctcaaggcactttggGCAGTAGCCTGTACTGAAGCCAGTAGTCGGGAGCACCAGTGTAAGACACTTCTACCTTAATGGAGAAAAACTAGTTTTCTCCACAAGGAAGTTAGTGGTCACGCAACCTAACTATCATAAGGCTTATGCCAAAGTCTATTCACTTAATAGGCTTGGGTACAATAAATGTTTAGTGGGACCCAAAGAGGCTGAAGGCTGCTTTACCATTTATGTATCACTTTTTCTCCCACTGTTTACCCCTCCCATTAGCTTAAATGTTTAAATAGTTTGTGTTCTTGTATACCATGGCATCATTCTGGCTTAACTGCCATAGCAATAGCATCGGATCAACATTGCGGGACACAGAAGAAATAAGGAGGTCTAAGTTGCAAAATCtgcatttattatgtttttgtagGCTTCTTCAGAATATTGGCTGTCTTATGTCTTCATACAACAGTGTCCCTTCAACCTCCCAGGTCTTCAGATTTTCATTGACTCAGAGAGCCCTTTTGTAGATGAACTAGTGAGCTGAGTAAATTTCAGCTTACAATTCCTATCCCAGTTCATCACAATTCAGGCTTTCTAGATAAAGGAGAGATAATGTTATACTACCTTGTTTTCAATCCCTTCCTGAGTTTCCTTTATTTTGGCCTATGTAAGGGCAATAGAAAGATTACGTTCATGAAACCCTGCATTGCGCTTATTGCTTCCCTGTCCAAAACCATATTGGGAATATGCATATGACTCActccaccccctcccccccaatACAAACACaacataaatttaaaagaaaataattgctTTTTTAATAAGTGTTTTCTCTTCATGTGACTTTTTGCCTCATgtcctttttttatataatattatccattccattttgaaatttcaaagcattttttaacttgtattCCCATAGCCGAAGAGATCTTGAGATTGAGAGGCCAGTTCATGGGggaaatgcaaacattaaaacCTTAAAGTAAGTAAACTTCTCTAATATGATGAATAGGGGGGAAAACGTGACTTGGAAGTGCATAATCTGTTAATTTGTGGGTTGGGAATCAGTAGTTTGTGTGGCACTGCTAAATGTGGTAAACCATATATTTTGAAGCACCATGTTGAACAGAATACAAAAAAGCAATGGTCTGATTTAGCATATTAGCATTTCCAAATAGACTAGTAGTATAAAGGCAAGAACTAAATAAAGATTGGGTATGTATAAAGTTTATGAATTGGAATTGCAAGTGATGctcaatttccatgaaaataccAACAGTGAATAAAGTTGGGCAATAGAGAAAGgttaaataaactaaaacagtggttaattttatttatttatttatttttaggtgtCCAACATTGCTGGTAGTTGGAGACAGCTCACCTGCTGTTGATGCTGTAGTATGTATCTATTTTGTAATCCTTCATATCTTTACTAGTGTTTTTTTCTTGGTACACATAATAGAGGAGCCTTTATCCTGCGAGCATTACCCCAAACCATAGGCTTAGCCCTTTTTATCTTCCATAGTCTTACATGACCAAGCACACAATCAGGTTTTCGTCCTGACTGTTTATTCAACACAGTTATTGAATCACCTTAAGCAAAATGCAGCCAGGGTATAAAGCTCCAGCTAGGGTTTCTTGACTTATCTTGCTGACTGAGCACTTTCTGGTCCTTTTTTCTGACTAGGTCAAGTAGGACAGTATTTGTTTGAAGTGAAAATTGCATCTTAAGGTGTTTTGAATTACGGTTGCTGCTGCTGCGTGTATTTGAGTATTTACAAAATCATACTTGGCAGCAAGGGAAATTGTCAGTGTTTGGGCCACTGTTATATAGTGGGCAATTGCGCTCAACATTTAAGCATTCAGAGATTACTGTCCTGTAAACTTCAGTTTGGTTATTGGAAAATAAAAGCCAAGATGGACTGCCCTTTTTTTTGAAGGAACTGTAGGGTTTGAATGGGTTCATAGTCTTCAAAGTTATAATAATCGACATGTTATGATACCACTTGCACTTTTTTCAGGTGGAAtgcaattctaaattggaccCAACAAAGACCACACTTCTTAAGGTAAGCTGTTATTAATTTGCCTTACCAATGCTTTTATCTGGTAATTCACCAGGTCAAATATTAAAGTTCACTGACAGATCAAATCTATTAGCTTAGTTTGCAGTTAGTGGTGCGTATGATAAATTTGTAAACACTTACTCAGCATTTACAACTGTAATCCATTAACTATGGAAGCAATAGACAGGAGCAATTGTTTACTAGTTtaaagcctgtgtgtgtgtgtttgggggggggatatttttgttttttagttcacTCTTCACTCAAGAAAGTTAATGTCTTGAACTTTAAACTTGTATTTCATGAATTGATACACAAACAGTGAAGTACAGCATGTCATGACCTTCACATCAAAAGGGCATTgatcaaaaaaggaaaataatataaAGACTGTAAACGTTGGATCAATGTTTTGAATATGTCAAATCgcatgtgttttatttgtttaaatgttttctctGCACAGTAACAATTAAGCCAGGAGAGCAGGATCCTAAATGGTTCGCAAATGTATCTCCCCTGAATATCACTTTGCTGCCTTGCTCAATTATTTGGGATACACAAAAGTCTGGACTGAGCAAGCAGAAAGGCTTATACAGGAGGTTCAACATGCTTCCAAGCCATTTTTTCTAATGTAGTAGCTGTTGACTTTTCTGTCTGTGTATGAGTTGCTACTGTGATGTGAACACTGCAGTGTTGCCTTCAACTTACAGCAAAGAACAGAATAATTGAGCTTTGTGGGGAAAAGGTTTTAAGGAGTTGAAGTTAACACCTGGTGATTGATATTTTATCTCGCTCAAGTATATGGAAGTGGATAAGAGATTGGGAAAATTTGCTATACATTTCCACACCCACCTGGATTGGTacccaagtgcagtgggtgacacctcagccccaaactggaacagtgtgaggtttactATGGTGAGGGgtttgtggcaggattggcactccagccaagtTTTTCCTGTAAGTCAGAGGACCTGTTTGAAGCtctagatgcagattaacatcatacccaggatgaagcaattgcaggttaatggccttgctcaagggtccaacagagtagTCACTTCTGGAATTtgcgggattcaaactggcaaccttgtgattgctggtgcagatccctagcctcagtgccaccacaAGTAGGTAGAGTTTTTCAAAATTCACAGTCAGATGTGACAGATACAGAATGCAGGGTTTGCAATCATTATAAATTACAAATCCACAGTAAACCAGTTGCTTATTACCAGTGGGCTTGGGGAAATTCTGTTTAAAGAAGAGAGGAAACATGAACATCCTGATTAAACAAGTTCTTCTGGCAAAACAGATCTGTACATTTTCATCCAGGTTTTCGGTCTTCACAGTTGGACACACAACAAGATCTCTTGtagaagcagatttttttttcaagtggCTGTTATAGTTCTAGAatgcaatttacatttatttttgacataAGTGTAGCAAGGGTGAAAAACTGCTAACTGGATCTGTGAGCATCAAATTTCTGCTGTCTTTGTGTTATGTGGTTATTCAGGTCTTACACACAGGATTTTTCTTTGGCGTGAAATATGGTATCACATTTTATAGATACAAGATACTGTCCTAGCTGACAGTGATGCAATCTCTTCTCCAAAAAGTCTTTTTGAAATTATGTTCATCAACAAAACTCACCttttgaaaaaataataggaGATGGAATGACTGCATTAAAAGTGGTGCCAGGGCCAAACTGCCTTGCTTTGAGCAATGATTACCTGTTGCTCACATGGTcaagaaagcaaaaacaaacatgtataGTGTGTGTACTCATGGTTTTTACATATTAATGTGTGCGTCACTGCAAATGttatttggattaagcaggttggtgaatgttatttatgtaatgtgtttttaaattcagttttatcaaATAAGCCAAACCTTATGTTTATTTCAGATGGCTGACTGTGGAGGATTGCCCCAGGTGGACCAGGTATGTGGGGGGTGGAGGGGAGAAGTATTGCTTAATCATTTAAGATGTCTTAATCTACAAAGCTGTTTTGAAACATACcattaagtaaaattaaaaggTGCCTTGTTTGTATATAAAGGTTTatgtaacacatttaaaactggGATATCTGAAAATGCCTACTGTGGGTTAATTCAAGTTGGATGTTGACCTCggattaagaaattggttgaaacTTAACAGTTGCTGAGGGAGGGGTTTACAAAGCCCTTCAATAAAATACTTATGTATTGATGCATTTTTAAGTGTAACTTTGCCACAGTAGGATAAAATCCTTCTTAATTAAATCTGCTTTCCTGTTGTACTGATTTTTTGTGTGTTGCTTAAAGCAGCAAATACACCTGTGTTAATAAAAAGCAAATTTTAATTTCATAGTTTGAAATAGGGTGCTGCTATGAAGATTATTAATTCATAATACTATAGAGGCATGGGTTGGTGATATAGCTAAAGGACACTAGGTAGCAATGAAATGACCTTGTATGCTAAGCCCTCATCAGGATggagtgctttttatttttattttattttatcttccaCAGCCTGGAAAGCTCACAGAAGCCTTCAAGTACTTTATTCAAGGAATGGGCTATAGTAAGTATCCATTCtgcattaattacattttgtagCTCACACTATAGAAGGCACAAGCCATGATTTTAAGATTTAATTTGGTTGTTGGTCCTGTTTTAGAATTAAATAGGTAAAGCTGTGCTATATAAAACCTTTCTTTGTTatctacatataaaaatatatttctcatTCACTCCTTTTGCCATCCTCTTCAGTGTGTACAAGTAGAACAAAATATTTAGATTTCAAAAAAGTGCTCATACAAACTGCAGTGTTTATATAAATGGACAACAGACCTTGGGCTTCCTTGGGGATCATTAGACTAGTCCCACCATGCTTTGCTGAATTAAATGTTTGTAAGATTACcagaaaacatgttttatatTAAGCAGTTTCTTTCTGTGTAGAATCCTCTATTACATGGATCACCAAAACTGCTGTTTCTGTAAGCCTTTGCATGCATCatgttgttgttggttttttttttttttgtttttttttttgtgcgtaaagTGCCTCGGATTCTGTTTGAACACTCTTTTACATGCACATGCtttttgtatgtctgattttGACATTGTGGCACAGCATGTCTTTTTGTAGTGAAAGTGTTTCAGAAACCAGTGggtgaatttgtttttaaaactatagtactagggtgttatactttgttagccattatgaatgtagagaaaagccaagcaaaatgacaccttttattggctaactaaaaagattacaatatgcaagctttcgaggcaactcaggccccttcttcaggcaagatgtcatcaATTTTTAAAACTAGAAAGCTGGCAAGCCTTTTGTATAGACATG includes:
- the LOC114664142 gene encoding protein NDRG1-like isoform X1 gives rise to the protein MTDEMQDIQLESKPLIERDLPGLKEAIQQLVTQEHDLETPNGVLHITLCGVPKGNRPVILTYHDIGLNYKSCFDPLFNYEDMHEITQHFAVCHVDAPGQQIGATALPTGYNYPSMDQLSEVLPMVLKHFGLKSVIGLGIGAGAYILARFALLSPDMVEGLVLININPCAEGWMDWAAHKISGWAHALPEMVITHLFGKDEIHNNHELIQTYRQHISNEVNQHNLQLFVDAYNSRRDLEIERPVHGGNANIKTLKCPTLLVVGDSSPAVDAVVECNSKLDPTKTTLLKMADCGGLPQVDQPGKLTEAFKYFIQGMGYMPSASMTRLVRSRTASNSSVTSFEGNRSRSHTGEGNRSRTHTTDGSRSRSHTDTQLDSSNGPGAIDQSVHKSAEVSC
- the LOC114664142 gene encoding protein NDRG1-like isoform X2, yielding MVLDVDDCAFEIDVAEHDLETPNGVLHITLCGVPKGNRPVILTYHDIGLNYKSCFDPLFNYEDMHEITQHFAVCHVDAPGQQIGATALPTGYNYPSMDQLSEVLPMVLKHFGLKSVIGLGIGAGAYILARFALLSPDMVEGLVLININPCAEGWMDWAAHKISGWAHALPEMVITHLFGKDEIHNNHELIQTYRQHISNEVNQHNLQLFVDAYNSRRDLEIERPVHGGNANIKTLKCPTLLVVGDSSPAVDAVVECNSKLDPTKTTLLKMADCGGLPQVDQPGKLTEAFKYFIQGMGYMPSASMTRLVRSRTASNSSVTSFEGNRSRSHTGEGNRSRTHTTDGSRSRSHTDTQLDSSNGPGAIDQSVHKSAEVSC